From a single Pseudomonas sp. A34-9 genomic region:
- a CDS encoding transporter substrate-binding domain-containing protein, producing the protein MPRLHRAFALIGLLLLAQTAAAEKLRLVFDIWPPFTDDTLVNGGLATDIVSTALARAGYASGYEQVPWARALLGVGEGRYDVLVNAWYNDERTRLGQFSGEYLVNRIRFLKRKDTPLDYANLQQLHTYPIAVVRGYAYSAPFDADTALQKVPVHNFAMAVRMLAADRVKLTLEDEYVAKYYLARESAKVRNSVEFLPKPLSENSLHILVSLKNPQHEQIVAGFDKAIAAMKADGSYERLLRQHGM; encoded by the coding sequence ATGCCGCGTTTGCATCGAGCCTTTGCTTTGATCGGATTGCTCTTGCTGGCTCAGACCGCAGCAGCGGAGAAGCTGCGGCTGGTGTTTGATATCTGGCCACCCTTTACCGACGACACGCTGGTCAACGGCGGACTGGCCACCGACATTGTCAGCACTGCGCTGGCCCGGGCCGGTTATGCCAGCGGTTATGAGCAGGTGCCGTGGGCGCGGGCGCTGCTTGGCGTTGGCGAGGGCCGCTACGATGTGTTGGTCAACGCTTGGTACAACGACGAACGGACCAGGCTGGGCCAGTTTTCCGGGGAATACCTGGTTAATCGCATCCGCTTTCTCAAGCGCAAAGACACGCCACTCGACTACGCCAATCTGCAGCAACTGCACACCTATCCGATTGCCGTGGTGCGCGGCTACGCCTATTCGGCGCCGTTCGATGCCGACACGGCGCTGCAGAAAGTCCCTGTGCATAACTTCGCCATGGCCGTGCGCATGCTCGCGGCGGATCGGGTCAAATTGACGCTGGAAGATGAGTATGTGGCGAAGTATTACCTGGCGCGCGAATCAGCCAAGGTGCGCAACTCGGTGGAGTTTTTGCCCAAGCCGTTGAGTGAGAACAGCCTGCATATATTGGTGAGCCTGAAGAATCCGCAGCATGAGCAGATTGTCGCGGGGTTTGACAAGGCGATTGCGGCGATGAAGGCGGATGGCAGTTATGAGCGCTTGCTGCGCCAGCATGGGATGTGA
- a CDS encoding NAD(P)/FAD-dependent oxidoreductase, translating into MRSTEVVIIGAGAAGLMCALTAAGRGRQVLLLDHANKAGKKILMSGGGRCNFTNMYTEPSNFLSQNPHFCKSALARYTQWDFIGMVGKHAVPYHEKKLGQLFCDNKSSDILEMLLTECDQVGVELHLDTSIQTIEKVESGYLLDTTLGQVQCQSLVIATGGLSIPTLGATGFGYQVARQFGHELLPTRAGLVPFTITDQLKELCTELSGTSVDCLVSCNDQSFRENILFTHRGLSGPAILQISSFWESGDTVEINLLPDHDAAAWLQQQVAERPNSELKTLLGEIFTKKMANLLADNWFVSKPMKQYTHAELAEIADKLGSWKVVPAGTEGYRTAEVTLGGVDTREVSSKTMESLKSPGLYFIGEVLDVTGHLGGFNFQWAWASGYAAAQYV; encoded by the coding sequence TTGCGCTCTACCGAAGTCGTGATCATTGGCGCTGGCGCCGCTGGGTTGATGTGTGCACTGACCGCCGCCGGGCGTGGGCGTCAGGTGTTGCTGCTCGACCATGCGAACAAGGCCGGCAAGAAAATCCTGATGTCGGGCGGTGGCCGCTGCAATTTCACCAACATGTACACCGAACCGAGCAATTTCCTCTCGCAGAACCCACACTTCTGCAAATCCGCGCTGGCGCGTTATACCCAGTGGGATTTCATCGGCATGGTCGGCAAACACGCCGTGCCGTATCACGAGAAGAAACTCGGCCAGTTGTTCTGCGATAACAAATCCAGCGACATCCTCGAAATGCTGCTCACCGAGTGCGATCAAGTTGGCGTCGAACTGCACCTCGATACCTCGATCCAGACTATCGAGAAAGTCGAGAGCGGTTACCTGCTCGACACCACCCTGGGCCAAGTCCAGTGCCAGTCGCTGGTGATCGCCACTGGCGGTCTGTCGATCCCGACCTTGGGGGCTACCGGTTTCGGCTATCAAGTCGCCAGACAGTTCGGCCATGAACTGCTGCCGACCCGCGCAGGACTGGTGCCGTTTACCATCACCGACCAGCTCAAGGAACTGTGCACCGAGTTGTCCGGGACGTCGGTGGATTGTCTGGTCAGCTGCAACGATCAGAGCTTTCGCGAGAACATCCTGTTCACTCACCGTGGCCTCAGTGGCCCGGCGATCTTGCAGATTTCCTCGTTTTGGGAATCCGGCGACACCGTGGAAATCAACCTGCTGCCGGATCACGACGCCGCCGCCTGGCTGCAACAGCAAGTAGCCGAGCGGCCGAACAGCGAGCTGAAAACCCTGCTCGGCGAGATCTTCACCAAGAAGATGGCCAATCTGCTGGCGGACAACTGGTTCGTGTCCAAGCCGATGAAGCAGTACACCCACGCGGAACTGGCAGAAATCGCCGACAAGCTGGGCAGCTGGAAAGTCGTGCCGGCGGGGACTGAGGGTTATCGCACTGCCGAGGTAACACTCGGTGGCGTCGATACCCGCGAGGTGTCGTCCAAGACCATGGAATCGCTGAAAAGCCCGGGCCTGTACTTCATCGGTGAAGTGCTCGACGTCACTGGCCATCTGGGCGGCTTCAACTTCCAGTGGGCCTGGGCCTCCGGCTACGCCGCCGCGCAGTACGTCTAA
- a CDS encoding GNAT family N-acetyltransferase: MTIEWICKHHSDLGKEQLYALLKLRSDVFVVEQKCAYPDLDGQDLEGDTYHLMGWEDDQLMAYLRLLDPESQGGDVVIGRVITAPQGRGKGLGHEMMEQALKQAEKHWPQVPIYLSAQAHLQGYYGKYGFVVAGEEYLEDDIPHIGMRRA, encoded by the coding sequence ATGACAATCGAGTGGATCTGCAAACATCACAGTGATCTGGGCAAGGAGCAGCTGTACGCGCTGTTGAAGCTGCGCTCGGACGTGTTCGTCGTCGAGCAGAAATGCGCATATCCGGACCTCGACGGTCAGGATCTGGAGGGCGACACCTACCATTTGATGGGTTGGGAAGATGATCAGTTGATGGCGTATCTGCGCCTGCTCGATCCCGAGTCCCAAGGCGGGGACGTCGTGATTGGCCGCGTGATTACCGCACCGCAGGGGCGAGGCAAAGGGCTGGGGCACGAGATGATGGAGCAGGCGCTGAAGCAGGCCGAAAAACACTGGCCGCAGGTGCCGATCTATCTGTCGGCGCAGGCGCATTTGCAGGGGTATTACGGCAAGTACGGGTTTGTCGTGGCGGGTGAGGAGTATCTGGAGGACGACATTCCACACATCGGGATGCGTCGTGCCTGA
- a CDS encoding winged helix-turn-helix domain-containing protein — protein sequence MDVSKTKSSFYRRLYVAYLIDSGLAPSVPTLTEVTGMPRRTAQDTIAALADLDIVCEFEQEEGARNHAGRYRIREWGAIDRGWIERNLRQIKAVLEYP from the coding sequence ATGGACGTCAGCAAGACCAAAAGCAGTTTCTACCGCCGCTTGTATGTGGCGTACCTGATCGACAGCGGTCTGGCGCCGAGCGTGCCGACGCTGACCGAAGTGACCGGCATGCCCCGGCGCACGGCGCAGGACACCATTGCCGCGCTGGCCGATCTGGATATCGTTTGTGAGTTCGAGCAGGAGGAGGGCGCGCGTAATCACGCCGGGCGCTATCGGATTCGTGAGTGGGGGGCGATTGATCGTGGGTGGATCGAGCGCAATTTGCGGCAGATCAAGGCAGTTCTGGAGTATCCCTGA
- the dbpA gene encoding ATP-dependent RNA helicase DbpA, with protein MLANLESLGYAQMTPIQAQSLPVILKGMDLIAQAKTGSGKTAAFGIGLLNPINPRYFGCQALVICPTRELADQVAKEIRRLARAEDNIKVLTLCGGVSFGPQIASLEHGAHIIVGTPGRIQQHLRKGSLVLDGLNTLILDEADRMLDMGFYDAIEDIIVKTPERRQTLLFSATYPVGIKQLASKFMRDPQTVKAEAFHDDTQIEQRFYEISPEDRMSAVTKVLHHFRPASCVAFCFTKQQVQETVDHLTAKGISAVGLHGDLEQRDRDQVLAMFANRSTSVLVATDVAARGLDIDALDMVINVELARDSEIHIHRVGRTGRAGEKGIAISLVAPGEAHRAQAIEQLQKSPLNWDQVDNLKSQGLAPLQPPMTTLCIGAGRKDKVRPGDILGALTGDAGIPGAQVGKIAIFDFQAYVAVDRTVAMQALQRLNDGKIKGRSLRVRIL; from the coding sequence ATGCTGGCTAACCTCGAATCCCTCGGTTATGCCCAGATGACGCCGATCCAGGCGCAGAGCTTGCCGGTGATTCTCAAGGGGATGGACCTGATCGCCCAGGCCAAGACCGGCAGCGGCAAGACCGCCGCATTCGGTATCGGCCTGCTCAACCCGATCAACCCGCGCTACTTCGGTTGCCAGGCCCTGGTGATTTGCCCGACGCGCGAGCTGGCCGATCAGGTTGCCAAGGAAATCCGTCGTCTGGCCCGTGCCGAAGACAACATCAAGGTGCTGACCCTGTGCGGCGGCGTGTCGTTCGGCCCGCAGATCGCTTCGCTGGAACACGGCGCGCACATCATCGTCGGCACCCCGGGGCGCATCCAGCAGCACCTGCGCAAGGGCTCGCTGGTCCTCGATGGCCTGAACACGCTGATCCTCGATGAAGCCGACCGCATGCTCGACATGGGCTTCTACGACGCCATCGAAGACATCATCGTCAAGACCCCGGAGCGTCGTCAGACCTTGTTGTTCTCGGCGACGTACCCGGTGGGCATCAAGCAACTGGCCTCGAAGTTCATGCGTGACCCGCAAACGGTGAAAGCCGAAGCGTTCCACGATGACACGCAGATCGAGCAGCGTTTCTACGAGATTTCCCCGGAAGATCGCATGAGCGCAGTGACCAAAGTCCTGCATCACTTCCGCCCGGCGTCCTGCGTGGCGTTCTGCTTCACCAAGCAGCAAGTGCAGGAAACCGTCGATCACCTGACCGCCAAAGGCATTTCCGCCGTCGGCCTGCACGGCGATCTGGAACAGCGTGATCGCGATCAGGTACTGGCGATGTTCGCCAACCGCAGCACTTCGGTACTGGTTGCCACCGACGTCGCCGCCCGTGGTCTGGACATCGACGCGCTGGACATGGTGATCAACGTCGAACTGGCCCGCGATTCGGAAATCCACATTCACCGCGTCGGCCGTACCGGTCGTGCTGGCGAGAAAGGCATCGCGATCAGTCTGGTTGCACCGGGCGAAGCGCATCGCGCTCAAGCCATCGAACAATTGCAGAAATCGCCGCTGAACTGGGATCAGGTCGACAACCTCAAGTCCCAGGGCCTTGCACCGCTGCAACCGCCAATGACTACCCTGTGCATCGGCGCTGGTCGTAAAGACAAAGTGCGTCCGGGCGACATTCTTGGCGCATTGACCGGCGACGCCGGCATTCCGGGTGCGCAGGTTGGCAAGATTGCGATCTTCGATTTCCAGGCTTATGTAGCCGTTGACCGCACCGTGGCCATGCAGGCTTTGCAGCGTTTGAACGACGGCAAGATCAAGGGCCGTTCGTTGCGCGTGCGTATTTTGTAA
- the yccS gene encoding YccS family putative transporter: MSSTSFRQSLRRLWALDKFSYSVRVFIALTGSMALCWYQDEMGLLIPLFLGIIASALAETDDSWQGRLNALAVTLVCFSIAALSVELLFPYPIVFAIALALASFGLTMLGALGERYGAIASATLILSVYTMIGVDQRGGAVTDFWHEPMLLVAGAAWYGLLSVLWQAMFSNQPVQQSLARLFRELGFYLKLKSSLFEPIRQMDVEARRLELAQQNGRVVAALNSAKEIILHRVGNGRPGSKVSRYLKLYFLAQDIHERASSSHYPYNALAEAFFHSDVLFRCQRLLRQQGKACRALAESIQMRQPFIYDASFAEALSDLDASLEHLRIQSNPAWRGLLRSLRALAANLGTLDRLLSDASNPDALADATDSSLLDRSPRNLKDVWIRLRTQLTPTSLLFRHALRLPLALSIGYGMVHLIHPSQGYWIILTTLFVCQPNYGATRRKLGQRILGTAIGLTVAWALFDLFPSPLVQSCFAIAAGVVFFTNRTTRYTLATAAITIMVLFCFNQVGDGYGLFLPRLFDTLLGSLIAGLTVFLFLPDWQGRRLNKVLANTLTCNSIYLRQIMQQYAAGKSDDLAYRLARRNAHNADAALSTTLANMLMEPGHFRKEADVGFRFLVLSHTLLSYLSGLGAHRETQLPADVREHLIDGAGVKLATSIDEIAQGLANKQPVAIQSDEEEALANELEQMPDEIDEGQRLVQTQLALICRQLGPLRTLAAHLIKDTSEVSAG, from the coding sequence ATGTCCTCGACCTCGTTTCGTCAGTCTTTGCGGCGCCTGTGGGCGCTGGATAAATTCAGCTACAGCGTGCGGGTGTTCATCGCCCTGACCGGCAGCATGGCGCTGTGTTGGTATCAGGATGAAATGGGCCTGTTGATCCCGTTGTTCCTCGGCATCATCGCCAGCGCTTTGGCGGAAACCGACGACAGTTGGCAGGGCCGCCTCAATGCCCTCGCGGTGACGCTGGTGTGTTTCAGCATCGCCGCGCTGTCGGTGGAATTGCTCTTCCCCTACCCCATCGTGTTTGCCATTGCCCTGGCGCTGGCCAGTTTCGGCCTGACCATGCTCGGGGCGCTCGGCGAGCGCTATGGGGCAATTGCTTCGGCGACGTTGATCCTGTCGGTGTACACGATGATCGGCGTTGATCAGCGCGGTGGCGCGGTCACCGATTTCTGGCATGAACCGATGCTGCTGGTTGCCGGTGCCGCGTGGTACGGCTTGCTCTCGGTGTTGTGGCAGGCGATGTTCTCCAACCAGCCGGTGCAGCAAAGCCTGGCGCGGTTGTTTCGCGAACTGGGTTTTTACCTGAAGTTGAAATCCTCGCTGTTCGAACCGATCCGGCAAATGGACGTCGAAGCCCGACGTCTGGAACTGGCCCAGCAAAACGGCCGCGTGGTGGCAGCGCTGAACAGTGCCAAGGAAATCATCCTGCACCGGGTCGGCAATGGCCGCCCCGGCTCGAAAGTCAGCCGTTACCTGAAGCTGTACTTCCTCGCCCAGGACATCCACGAACGCGCCAGCTCTTCGCACTATCCGTACAACGCCTTGGCGGAAGCGTTCTTCCACAGTGACGTGCTGTTCCGCTGCCAGCGCCTGTTGCGCCAGCAAGGCAAGGCCTGCCGCGCACTGGCTGAATCGATCCAGATGCGCCAGCCGTTCATCTATGACGCGAGTTTCGCCGAAGCCCTGAGCGACCTCGACGCCTCCCTCGAACACCTGCGTATCCAGAGCAACCCGGCATGGCGCGGACTCCTGCGCTCGTTGCGCGCACTGGCGGCCAACCTTGGCACCCTCGACCGTTTGCTCAGCGACGCGAGCAACCCCGACGCCCTGGCCGATGCAACCGACAGCAGCTTGCTCGACCGCTCGCCGCGCAATCTCAAGGATGTCTGGATTCGTTTGCGTACGCAGCTGACGCCAACGTCTCTGTTGTTCCGTCACGCCCTGCGCCTGCCGTTGGCCCTGAGTATCGGCTACGGCATGGTGCACTTGATTCACCCGTCGCAGGGCTACTGGATCATCCTCACCACATTGTTCGTCTGCCAGCCGAACTACGGCGCGACGCGGCGCAAACTCGGTCAGCGAATTCTTGGCACCGCCATCGGCCTGACCGTGGCGTGGGCGCTGTTCGATCTGTTCCCCAGTCCGTTGGTGCAGTCGTGTTTCGCCATTGCCGCCGGCGTGGTGTTCTTTACCAACCGCACCACCCGCTACACCCTGGCGACAGCAGCGATCACCATCATGGTGCTGTTCTGCTTCAACCAGGTCGGTGACGGTTACGGGCTGTTCCTGCCACGCCTGTTCGATACCTTGCTCGGTAGCCTGATTGCCGGCCTGACGGTATTCCTGTTCCTGCCGGACTGGCAGGGCCGACGCCTGAATAAAGTGCTGGCCAACACCCTGACCTGCAACAGCATCTATCTGCGCCAGATCATGCAGCAATACGCCGCCGGCAAGAGCGATGACCTCGCCTATCGTCTGGCTCGGCGCAACGCCCACAACGCCGACGCGGCGCTGTCGACGACGCTGGCGAACATGCTCATGGAGCCGGGGCATTTCCGTAAGGAAGCGGATGTCGGTTTCCGCTTTCTGGTGCTGTCGCACACCTTGTTGAGTTATCTGTCAGGGCTTGGCGCACACCGCGAGACGCAGTTGCCGGCCGATGTACGCGAACATTTGATTGATGGCGCCGGAGTGAAACTGGCGACGAGCATCGATGAAATCGCCCAAGGGCTGGCGAACAAGCAGCCGGTGGCGATTCAGAGTGATGAGGAAGAAGCGCTGGCCAACGAGCTGGAGCAGATGCCTGACGAGATTGATGAAGGGCAGCGGTTGGTGCAGACGCAATTGGCGTTGATCTGCCGGCAGTTGGGGCCGTTGCGCACGTTGGCGGCGCATTTGATCAAGGACACCAGTGAGGTCAGCGCTGGCTGA